In Nymphalis io chromosome 13, ilAglIoxx1.1, whole genome shotgun sequence, one genomic interval encodes:
- the LOC126773082 gene encoding ras-related protein Rap1 translates to MREYKIVVLGSGGVGKSALTVQFVQGIFVEKYDPTIEDSYRKQVEVDGQQCMLEILDTAGTEQFTAMRDLYMKNGQGFVLVYSITAQSTFNDLQDLREQILRVKDKDDVPMVLVGNKCDLEAERVVGKQQGANLANHFNCVFMETSAKAKISVNEVFYDLVRQINKKSPKEENKKRTKKPICQLL, encoded by the coding sequence atgCGCGAATACAAAATAGTCGTGCTAGGTAGCGGAGGCGTGGGAAAATCCGCCCTGACAGTACAATTTGTACAAGGCATCTTTGTGGAGAAATACGACCCCACTATCGAAGACAGCTATCGGAAACAAGTGGAAGTTGACGGACAACAATGTATGCTTGAAATTCTTGACACAGCCGGCACAGAACAGTTTACCGCGATGAGGGACTTATACATGAAGAATGGACAAGGATTTGTATTAGTGTACTCGATTACAGCGCAATCGACATTCAATGACCTGCAGGACTTACGGGAGCAGATCCTGCGGGTTAAGGACAAGGATGACGTGCCTATGGTGTTAGTGGGCAACAAGTGTGATTTGGAGGCGGAGCGCGTGGTTGGCAAGCAACAGGGCGCTAATCTCGCGAACCATTTCAACTGCGTTTTTATGGAGACCTCCGCGAAGGCTAAAATCAGTGTGAACGAAGTGTTCTACGATCTAGTGCGACAAATCAACAAAAAATCTCCCAAGGAAGAAAACAAAAAGAGAACCAAAAAGCCCATATGTCAACTGCTATAA